One segment of Pontibacter akesuensis DNA contains the following:
- a CDS encoding M43 family zinc metalloprotease, giving the protein MMRVFALIILCCLGFTLTGLAQTAPASGTRSCATEAFGKVLQVQNPQYQQQVEQAQQAVQQQLSRQGQWQNLRAATVITIPVVFHVVYNKAEENISEEQILSQLAVLNSDFRRLNADAMNTPAYFQDFAADTRIEFCLATIDPAGNPTNGITRTKTSKKDFDYIFDYIKKSAHGGINAWDRNQYLNIWTGNIKDDVLGYAALPGGVPAAQDGVVLHFAAVGAAPANPFDWDFNMGRTATHEVGHWLGLGHIWGTEDDSCSDDDGISDTPSQKNSTYGCPSGIEDSCDNGPNGNMYQNYMDYSSDACMNLFTKGQAAYMEAVLNTSRSSLLNSLACIGTIRSDFGTKLKSDTLLIAGKKIDFADASQGTRPTEWYWEFEGGVPATSTQQHPVVTYPQPGLYDVTLTVSNGRLTSTEVKEDFVKVTVSDLTVYPNPTSDYLIIEQPARILVRHVELLNSVGKMVVAADVRERVLRLDVRHLQSGVYFLRLTSTNGTEIRKINIIR; this is encoded by the coding sequence ATGATGCGCGTTTTTGCCTTGATTATACTTTGCTGCCTTGGCTTTACGCTGACTGGCCTTGCCCAGACAGCGCCAGCGTCCGGCACCCGCAGCTGCGCCACCGAAGCTTTTGGCAAAGTGCTGCAGGTCCAGAACCCGCAGTACCAGCAGCAGGTAGAGCAGGCACAGCAGGCCGTGCAGCAGCAGCTTAGCAGGCAGGGACAGTGGCAGAACCTACGGGCTGCTACCGTTATCACCATTCCGGTGGTTTTCCATGTGGTGTACAACAAAGCCGAAGAGAACATATCAGAAGAGCAGATTCTGTCGCAGTTGGCGGTGCTGAACAGCGACTTTAGAAGACTGAATGCCGATGCTATGAATACGCCGGCCTACTTCCAGGATTTTGCCGCCGACACCCGCATCGAGTTCTGCCTCGCTACCATAGACCCCGCAGGCAACCCCACCAACGGCATCACCCGCACAAAGACCAGCAAGAAAGACTTCGACTACATTTTTGATTACATCAAGAAGTCCGCGCATGGGGGCATCAACGCCTGGGACCGTAACCAGTACCTGAATATCTGGACGGGCAACATCAAAGACGATGTGCTGGGTTATGCCGCGTTGCCGGGCGGAGTTCCTGCCGCTCAGGATGGTGTGGTGCTGCACTTTGCCGCCGTAGGCGCCGCCCCTGCCAATCCCTTTGACTGGGACTTCAACATGGGCCGCACCGCTACCCACGAGGTGGGCCACTGGCTGGGCCTTGGCCACATCTGGGGAACAGAGGATGACTCCTGCAGCGATGACGACGGCATCAGCGACACTCCCAGCCAGAAGAACAGCACCTATGGCTGCCCAAGCGGTATAGAAGACTCCTGCGACAACGGCCCCAACGGCAACATGTACCAGAACTACATGGACTACAGCTCTGACGCCTGTATGAACCTGTTCACCAAAGGGCAGGCTGCTTACATGGAAGCGGTGCTGAACACCAGCCGCAGCAGCCTGTTAAACTCTTTGGCCTGCATCGGCACCATCCGCTCCGATTTTGGCACCAAGTTGAAAAGCGATACGCTGCTGATAGCTGGCAAGAAAATTGACTTTGCAGACGCCTCACAAGGCACCCGCCCAACAGAGTGGTACTGGGAGTTTGAAGGCGGTGTACCTGCCACCTCCACTCAGCAGCACCCCGTGGTTACCTATCCGCAGCCGGGTCTCTACGATGTAACGCTCACGGTATCTAACGGCAGGCTGACCAGCACCGAGGTGAAGGAGGACTTTGTGAAGGTGACGGTAAGCGACCTGACCGTATACCCTAACCCGACCTCTGATTATTTGATTATTGAGCAACCGGCACGCATCCTGGTGCGCCATGTGGAGTTGCTGAATAGCGTGGGGAAGATGGTAGTGGCGGCAGACGTACGGGAGCGCGTGTTACGGCTGGATGTACGCCACCTGCAATCCGGTGTATACTTCCTGCGCCTGACCAGCACCAACGGCACCGAAATCCGCAAGATCAACATTATCCGGTAG
- a CDS encoding secondary thiamine-phosphate synthase enzyme YjbQ — protein MEWFQKEIRLPAVKRGFHLITDLLTAQLPELENINVGLAHIFIKHTSASLAINEDADPTVRQDFESHFNHMVPQNQPYYRHTLEGPDDMPAHLKAALLGASVTIPISKGELNLGTWQGIYLCEHRDHASKRTVVVTLQGNAV, from the coding sequence ATGGAGTGGTTCCAGAAAGAAATAAGATTGCCTGCCGTAAAGCGCGGCTTCCATTTAATTACAGATCTGCTGACGGCGCAGCTGCCGGAGTTGGAGAATATTAACGTCGGACTGGCGCACATCTTCATCAAGCACACTTCTGCCAGCCTGGCCATAAATGAGGATGCGGACCCTACCGTGCGGCAGGATTTCGAGAGCCACTTCAACCATATGGTGCCGCAGAACCAACCTTACTACCGCCACACCCTGGAAGGCCCCGACGACATGCCTGCGCACCTGAAAGCCGCGCTCCTGGGCGCCTCAGTTACCATCCCAATCAGCAAAGGAGAATTGAACCTGGGCACCTGGCAGGGCATCTACCTCTGCGAACACCGCGACCACGCCTCCAAACGAACAGTTGTCGTGACGCTGCAGGGAAACGCTGTATAA